The following are encoded together in the Pedobacter sp. D749 genome:
- a CDS encoding GNAT family N-acetyltransferase, translating to MVKFILPEEVLPLRSLVLRNGKPFEACVFEGDLAYDTFHLGFLKDGEIKSIATFMRNDFFPEEGEGYQLRGMATHPDASGQGYGAALVTFAIDYLKEYNTDYLWCNARSTAAAFYKKIGFTTESPEFDIPGIGFHYEMKLNLNQK from the coding sequence ATGGTCAAATTTATTCTTCCGGAAGAAGTTCTACCTTTAAGAAGCCTCGTTTTACGCAATGGTAAGCCATTCGAAGCATGCGTTTTTGAAGGCGACCTGGCTTACGATACTTTTCACCTGGGTTTTTTAAAAGATGGTGAAATAAAATCTATTGCCACATTTATGCGTAACGATTTTTTCCCGGAAGAAGGGGAGGGTTACCAGCTCCGTGGTATGGCTACACATCCCGATGCCAGCGGGCAAGGTTATGGTGCTGCACTCGTTACTTTTGCCATCGATTACCTGAAAGAATACAATACCGATTATTTATGGTGCAACGCCCGCTCAACAGCAGCAGCTTTTTATAAAAAAATCGGTTTCACTACTGAGTCGCCGGAATTTGATATCCCAGGCATCGGTTTCCATTACGAAATGAAATTAAACTTAAATCAAAAATAA